One genomic segment of Pleurodeles waltl isolate 20211129_DDA chromosome 11, aPleWal1.hap1.20221129, whole genome shotgun sequence includes these proteins:
- the NKX2-6 gene encoding homeobox protein Nkx-2.6 has protein sequence MLPTPFSVKDILQLEQQRRQSARAVGHQGSGEPPARGSHTCMHTPSKSYGRTPSGDKSLSFKVAAERCGAGEDYDLLRGSCESPLDEEMEVVEHKQSACVSEEGLLQEEDQGGSPERPKQRQRRKPRVLFSQAQVFELERRFKAQRYLSAPEREHLASLLKLTSTQVKIWFQNRRYKCKRQRQDRSLELAGPPPPPRRVAVPVLVRDGKPCLGGSQAYSAPYNVTVTPYPYNTYYGSYAPGPYNPSYGCNYAGASSVSTGAPTSSQLVNLGVATTAQGQQGHLQGIRAW, from the exons ATGTTGCCCACCCCATTCTCCGTGAAGGACATCCTGCAGCTGGAGCAACAGAGACGACAGAGCGCCAGGGCTGTGGGACACCAAGGCTCCGGGGAGCCCCCTGCCAGGGGgagccacacctgcatgcacaccccctCAAAGAGCTACGGACGGACACCCAGTGGGGACAAGAGTCTTTCCTTCAAGGTGGCAGCTGAGAGATGCGGGGCTGGAGAGGATTATGATCTCCTGAGAGGTTCCTGTGAATCCCCCCTAGACGAGGAGATGGAGGTGGTTGAGCACAAACAAA GCGCTTGTGTCAGCGAGGAGGGCCTGCTGCAGGAGGAGGACCAGGGAGGCAGCCCGGAGAGGCCCAAGCAGCGGCAGAGGCGCAAGCCACGCGTGCTCTTCTCGCAGGCGCAGGTCTTCGAGCTGGAGCGCAGGTTCAAGGCGCAGCGCTACCTGTCGGCGCCGGAGCGCGAGCACCTGGCCAGCCTGCTGAAGCTCACCTCCACCCAGGTCAAGATCTGGTTCCAGAATCGGCGCTACAAGTGCAAGCGGCAGCGGCAGGACCGGAGCCTGGAGCTGGCCGGGCCCCCGCCGCCCCCGCGCAGGGTGGCGGTGCCCGTGCTGGTGCGCGATGGCAAGCCCTGCTTGGGGGGCTCCCAGGCCTACAGCGCCCCCTACAACGTCACCGTTACCCCCTATCCCTATAACACGTACTATGGTAGCTACGCGCCCGGTCCCTACAACCCCAGCTACGGCTGTAACTACGCGGGAGCGTCCTCGGTGTCCACTGGAGCCCCCACCAGCAGCCAGCTCGTGAACCTGGGGGTGGCCACCACCGCCCAGGGCCAACAGGGACACTTGCAGGGCATCCGAGCCTGGTGA